The Paraburkholderia sabiae genome includes a region encoding these proteins:
- a CDS encoding tlde1 domain-containing protein, protein MPWTYNQRTGTLTAPDGQIAATDGYSGAGQGRNNSTMESQPNVGPIPRGTYQIRSARHSVHTGPVSMDLAPNANTHTFGRSAFLIHGDNLTHTASHGCIILRRNVREQINQSTDRELIVQ, encoded by the coding sequence ATGCCCTGGACGTACAACCAGAGAACGGGAACGCTCACCGCGCCCGATGGACAGATAGCGGCAACCGATGGCTATTCCGGAGCTGGACAAGGTCGAAATAATTCGACGATGGAAAGCCAGCCGAACGTCGGTCCGATCCCTCGCGGCACTTACCAGATCCGAAGTGCGCGGCACTCCGTTCATACCGGGCCCGTTTCGATGGATCTTGCACCGAACGCCAACACGCACACGTTCGGTCGCAGCGCGTTCCTGATTCACGGCGACAACCTCACGCATACGGCATCGCACGGTTGCATCATCCTGCGTCGCAATGTGCGGGAGCAGATCAATCAAAGCACCGACAGGGAACTGATCGTTCAATGA
- the tssC gene encoding type VI secretion system contractile sheath large subunit — protein sequence MATQQVQAASAAKHAQGDFAQLLEQEFRPKTDEAREAVEFAVQTLAEQALQQSITISDDAYKSIEAIIAQIDHKLSEQINLILHHNDFQKLESAWRGLHHLVSNTETDERLKIRFMDVSKEELRRTMKRYKGLAWDQSPLFKQIYEEEYGQLGGEPYGCLVADYYFDHTPPDVDLLGSIAKISAAAHTPFISGASPSVLQMESWQELANPRDLSKIFAQNLEYAPWNSLRATEDARYIGLAMPRFLSRLPYGAQTNPVDEFDFEEDTQGPDHRNYAWANAAYAMGVNINRSFKLYGWCSLIRGVESGGTVENLPCHTFPTDDGGIDMKCPTEIAISDRREAELSKNGFIPLIHRKNTDHATFIGAQSLQKPAEYYDPDATANANLSARLPYLFACSRFAHYLKCIVRDKIGTFREREDMQRWLNEWIMNYVDADPANSSQETKARRPLAAAEVVVEDVDGNPGYYQAKFFLRPHFQLEGLTVSLRLVAQLPSVKEAA from the coding sequence ATGGCAACACAGCAGGTACAGGCAGCCAGCGCTGCGAAGCATGCGCAGGGCGATTTCGCGCAACTGCTCGAGCAGGAATTCCGCCCGAAGACCGATGAAGCCCGCGAGGCCGTCGAGTTCGCGGTCCAGACGCTCGCCGAGCAGGCGCTGCAGCAGTCCATCACGATCAGCGACGACGCGTACAAGAGCATCGAAGCGATCATCGCGCAGATCGATCACAAGCTCTCCGAGCAGATCAACCTGATCCTGCATCACAACGATTTCCAGAAGCTGGAATCGGCGTGGCGCGGTCTGCATCACCTCGTGTCGAACACCGAAACCGACGAGCGCCTGAAAATCCGCTTCATGGACGTATCGAAGGAAGAACTGCGTCGCACGATGAAGCGCTACAAGGGTCTTGCATGGGACCAGAGCCCGCTCTTCAAGCAGATCTACGAAGAGGAATACGGCCAGCTCGGCGGCGAACCGTACGGCTGTCTCGTCGCGGATTACTACTTCGACCACACGCCTCCCGATGTGGATCTGCTCGGCTCGATCGCGAAGATCTCGGCCGCTGCGCATACGCCGTTTATCTCGGGCGCATCGCCCTCGGTGCTGCAGATGGAGTCGTGGCAGGAACTCGCGAACCCGCGCGACCTCTCCAAGATTTTCGCGCAGAACCTCGAATATGCGCCGTGGAATTCGCTGCGCGCCACCGAAGACGCGCGCTACATCGGTCTGGCGATGCCGCGTTTCCTGTCGCGTCTGCCCTATGGCGCACAAACGAATCCTGTTGACGAGTTCGACTTCGAAGAAGACACGCAGGGCCCGGATCATCGCAACTACGCATGGGCCAATGCGGCGTACGCGATGGGCGTGAACATCAACCGCTCGTTCAAGCTGTATGGCTGGTGCTCGCTGATTCGCGGCGTCGAGTCGGGCGGTACCGTTGAAAACCTGCCGTGCCACACGTTCCCGACCGACGACGGCGGCATCGACATGAAGTGCCCGACCGAGATCGCGATTTCCGATCGTCGCGAAGCTGAACTGTCGAAGAACGGTTTCATTCCGCTGATCCACCGCAAGAACACCGACCACGCGACGTTCATCGGCGCGCAATCGCTGCAGAAACCGGCCGAGTACTACGACCCGGATGCGACGGCGAACGCGAACCTCTCCGCACGTCTGCCGTATCTGTTTGCATGCTCGCGCTTTGCGCATTACCTGAAGTGCATCGTGCGCGACAAGATCGGCACGTTCCGCGAGCGTGAAGACATGCAGCGCTGGCTCAACGAATGGATCATGAACTACGTCGACGCGGACCCCGCTAACTCGTCGCAGGAGACGAAGGCACGTCGCCCGCTGGCGGCCGCTGAAGTCGTCGTCGAGGATGTCGACGGGAATCCGGGCTACTACCAGGCGAAGTTCTTCCTGCGCCCGCATTTCCAGCTTGAAGGTCTCACTGTGTCGCTGCGACTCGTTGCGCAACTGCCGTCGGTAAAGGAAGCGGCCTGA
- the tssB gene encoding type VI secretion system contractile sheath small subunit, with amino-acid sequence MSVSNSSQKFIARNRAPRVQIEYDVEIYGSEKKVELPFVMGVLADLSGKPVEPLPAVADRRFLDIDIDNFDERMKAIKPRVAFAVPNTLTGEGQLMVDMTFESIEDFSPAAVASKVDSLHQLLQARTQLANLQTYMDGKSGAEALVNRLLADPALLKSLAASPKPKAADETTTLN; translated from the coding sequence ATGTCCGTTTCAAACAGTTCGCAGAAGTTCATCGCGCGCAACCGTGCCCCGCGCGTCCAGATCGAGTACGACGTCGAGATCTACGGTTCCGAAAAGAAGGTGGAACTGCCGTTCGTGATGGGCGTGCTGGCCGATCTGTCCGGCAAGCCCGTTGAACCGCTGCCCGCCGTCGCCGACCGCCGCTTCCTCGATATCGATATCGACAACTTCGATGAGCGCATGAAGGCGATCAAGCCTCGCGTCGCGTTCGCCGTGCCGAACACGCTGACGGGCGAAGGCCAGCTGATGGTCGACATGACCTTCGAAAGCATCGAAGACTTCTCGCCGGCCGCCGTAGCAAGCAAGGTCGATTCGCTCCATCAGCTGCTGCAGGCCCGCACGCAACTCGCCAACCTGCAGACCTACATGGACGGCAAGTCGGGCGCTGAAGCGCTGGTCAACAGGCTGCTGGCCGATCCTGCCCTGCTGAAGTCGCTCGCGGCTTCGCCGAAGCCGAAAGCCGCCGACGAAACGACGACGTTGAACTAA
- the tssH gene encoding type VI secretion system ATPase TssH, protein MTISRQALFGKLGATLFRSIESATTFCKLRGNPYVELVHWLHQLIQLPDSDLHRIVRHAGIEQDTLERDLARALAALPAGASSISDFSHHIELAIERAWVLATLEFGDRRVRGAWLIAALAGTPELRRILLSISPAFGRIPATGMGEALTAWIEGSPESADMPYDNSDFSPAVPGEASQAVQVAGKGSLLDQYCTDMTARARAGEIDTVTGRGAEIRVMSDILQRRRQNNPLLTGEAGVGKTAVVEGLALAIAAGDVPPTLAGVRLMSLDVGALLAGASMKGEFESRLKGVLEAAVKSSVPIILFVDEIHTLVGAGGQAGTGDAANLLKPALARGAVRMIGATTWSEYKRHIEKDPALTRRFQVLQVPEPEEVAAIDMVRGLAAAFSKHHGVVILDEAIRAAVTLSHRYIPSRQLPDKAISLLDTACARVALSQHTPPRELQNVRQRLQAAHVERELLEQEARIGLDADKAMAAVQARISTLSAQEGAIDARWQTQLAAARALARARAAVAAGDDDAPSLDTLRNLERMLCDLQGDTPLVFPDVDAAIIAEIVSDWTGIPVGRMVTDEITAVRTLPETLGARVIGQSDALHQISERVQTARAGLADPKKPLGVFLLAGPSGVGKTETALALAEALYGGEQNLITINMSEYQEAHTVSGLKGAPPGYVGYGEGGVLTEAVRRRPYSVVLLDEIEKAHHDVHEMFFQVFDKGYMEDGDGRYIDFRNTTILLTSNAASELTASLCADATLAPDQDGLREALAPELLKTFPAAFMGRVTVVPYRPLAHASLASIVRLHLNRVVRRMADGHDIALRYSERVVDYIVARCLVQETGARVLIGFIEQHILPRLSALWLDAFSSKRALTGIGVDIIDSDAPPSAAIVFEPSGHDVPDVAPAVGADTVTPVSIGETQ, encoded by the coding sequence ATGACGATTTCCCGACAGGCACTGTTCGGCAAGCTCGGTGCCACCCTCTTTCGCAGCATCGAATCCGCGACCACGTTCTGCAAACTGCGTGGCAACCCCTATGTTGAACTGGTTCACTGGCTGCATCAGTTGATACAGTTGCCCGATAGCGATCTACACCGGATTGTCCGGCATGCAGGAATCGAGCAGGACACGCTCGAACGCGATCTCGCCCGCGCACTTGCCGCACTGCCTGCGGGCGCGAGCTCCATCAGCGATTTCTCGCATCACATCGAACTTGCGATTGAACGTGCCTGGGTGCTTGCCACCCTGGAGTTCGGCGACAGGCGCGTGCGAGGCGCGTGGCTGATAGCCGCGCTCGCCGGCACGCCGGAGCTGCGACGCATACTCCTTTCCATCTCGCCAGCGTTCGGACGTATCCCGGCAACCGGCATGGGCGAAGCGCTGACTGCATGGATCGAGGGTTCGCCAGAGTCCGCCGACATGCCTTATGACAACAGCGACTTTTCGCCCGCCGTACCGGGCGAAGCGTCGCAGGCCGTGCAGGTAGCGGGCAAAGGGTCGCTCCTCGACCAGTACTGCACGGATATGACGGCACGTGCGCGTGCCGGCGAGATCGACACCGTGACCGGTCGCGGGGCGGAGATCCGCGTGATGAGCGATATCCTGCAGCGTCGGCGTCAGAACAATCCACTGCTGACGGGTGAAGCGGGTGTCGGCAAGACGGCTGTCGTTGAAGGACTCGCGCTCGCCATTGCAGCGGGCGACGTGCCACCGACACTTGCCGGCGTACGGCTGATGTCGCTCGATGTCGGCGCCCTGCTCGCTGGCGCAAGCATGAAGGGCGAGTTCGAGTCACGGCTGAAGGGTGTGCTCGAGGCCGCCGTCAAATCGTCTGTACCTATCATCCTGTTCGTCGACGAAATCCATACGCTCGTCGGCGCGGGTGGCCAGGCTGGAACGGGAGACGCCGCCAACCTGCTCAAACCTGCGCTCGCGCGCGGTGCGGTACGCATGATCGGCGCGACGACATGGTCTGAATACAAGCGGCACATCGAGAAGGACCCTGCCCTCACCCGCCGCTTTCAGGTATTGCAGGTTCCCGAACCCGAGGAAGTGGCCGCCATCGACATGGTGCGCGGACTCGCCGCTGCGTTCTCGAAGCATCACGGCGTGGTGATTCTCGACGAGGCGATCCGCGCAGCCGTCACGCTGTCGCACCGCTACATTCCGTCGCGGCAATTGCCCGACAAGGCGATCAGTCTGCTCGACACCGCGTGCGCGCGCGTGGCGCTGTCGCAGCATACACCGCCTCGCGAACTCCAGAATGTACGTCAGCGCCTTCAGGCAGCGCACGTTGAACGCGAGCTGCTTGAACAGGAAGCACGCATCGGACTCGATGCAGACAAGGCAATGGCTGCGGTGCAGGCGCGCATCAGCACACTGTCGGCGCAGGAAGGTGCGATCGACGCGCGCTGGCAAACGCAGCTTGCCGCTGCCAGGGCACTTGCACGGGCCCGAGCGGCCGTTGCTGCTGGTGATGACGATGCGCCCTCGCTTGACACGCTGCGCAATCTCGAACGGATGCTTTGCGATCTGCAGGGCGACACACCACTGGTCTTTCCCGACGTGGACGCAGCGATCATCGCGGAAATCGTCTCCGACTGGACGGGCATTCCTGTCGGCCGCATGGTGACGGACGAAATCACCGCCGTGCGCACGCTGCCAGAAACACTTGGTGCCCGCGTGATCGGACAGTCCGATGCGTTGCACCAGATCAGCGAGCGGGTGCAGACCGCGCGTGCAGGGCTTGCCGATCCGAAAAAGCCGCTGGGCGTGTTTCTGCTTGCAGGCCCTTCCGGCGTCGGCAAGACGGAAACGGCGCTCGCGCTGGCCGAAGCGCTCTACGGCGGCGAGCAGAACCTGATCACGATCAACATGAGCGAGTATCAGGAAGCGCATACCGTCTCGGGCCTCAAGGGCGCGCCGCCGGGGTACGTCGGCTACGGCGAAGGCGGCGTACTGACGGAAGCGGTCCGTCGCCGCCCGTATTCGGTCGTGCTGCTCGACGAGATCGAAAAGGCGCATCACGACGTCCACGAAATGTTCTTCCAGGTGTTCGACAAGGGCTACATGGAAGACGGCGACGGACGCTACATCGACTTTCGCAACACGACGATCCTGCTTACGAGCAACGCCGCATCGGAACTAACTGCAAGCCTGTGCGCGGACGCGACGCTCGCCCCCGATCAGGACGGCCTGCGTGAGGCGCTCGCACCGGAACTGCTGAAGACGTTTCCTGCCGCCTTCATGGGTCGCGTCACTGTGGTGCCCTACCGGCCGCTCGCTCACGCATCGCTCGCAAGCATCGTGCGTCTGCATCTGAACCGCGTCGTGCGTCGCATGGCCGACGGTCACGACATCGCGCTTCGTTACAGCGAGCGCGTCGTCGACTACATCGTCGCCCGCTGCCTCGTGCAGGAAACGGGTGCACGTGTGCTGATCGGCTTTATCGAACAGCACATCCTGCCGCGGCTGTCAGCGCTCTGGCTCGATGCGTTCTCCTCGAAGCGCGCACTGACCGGCATCGGCGTCGACATCATCGATAGCGATGCGCCGCCATCCGCCGCGATCGTTTTCGAGCCTTCCGGCCACGACGTGCCCGATGTCGCGCCGGCGGTCGGTGCCGACACTGTTACCCCTGTTTCAATCGGCGAGACCCAATAA
- a CDS encoding TagK domain-containing protein codes for MAFSAQLSRIFSKTRVGADTDQQSDATATTGSGVQVTTPRGSDAIYELFGAPSDAGHNRAAHFQDEPSATTAPDDIIRRLNDQYYQAIASSRFSLTDRWVDSGLLTGEGQARQPWEEHAVDNNATGSISDLLADIEELEEAFGPLRHGESPEPVVPEPMPEILLLFAPPEFQATALRRPASLPPSLVRREHHTLAIDSPMVARDAASIAYPETNQ; via the coding sequence ATGGCTTTCTCTGCTCAACTCTCCAGAATTTTCAGCAAGACCCGGGTCGGTGCCGATACAGATCAGCAGTCCGATGCGACTGCAACGACTGGGTCCGGCGTACAGGTAACGACGCCGCGCGGAAGCGATGCCATCTACGAACTGTTCGGCGCGCCATCCGATGCGGGTCACAATCGGGCAGCACATTTTCAGGATGAACCATCGGCAACGACGGCCCCCGACGACATCATCCGTCGTCTGAATGATCAGTATTACCAGGCGATCGCATCGTCCCGCTTTTCGCTGACGGACCGGTGGGTCGACTCAGGGTTGCTGACCGGAGAGGGCCAGGCGCGACAGCCGTGGGAAGAGCATGCCGTCGATAACAACGCAACCGGGTCCATTTCCGATCTGCTCGCCGATATCGAGGAGCTGGAAGAAGCGTTTGGCCCGCTTCGTCACGGCGAGTCGCCGGAACCGGTGGTGCCCGAGCCGATGCCCGAGATTCTCCTGCTGTTCGCGCCACCGGAATTTCAGGCGACGGCCTTGCGTCGTCCTGCGTCACTGCCGCCTTCGCTGGTGCGGCGTGAACATCACACGCTGGCGATCGACAGCCCGATGGTGGCGCGCGACGCCGCTTCGATCGCGTATCCCGAGACAAATCAATGA
- a CDS encoding type VI secretion system accessory protein TagJ — protein MSVQSVMHEPKHAPLVPARELEAAEAAVRQQPAQVVHRWRLFQWLCITCQWERAVQQLQVYAQLDSSQIPLVQACRDLVRAERTRARVMAGGQQPGFVVDDVPLWMRALVTALGLAGQGQIEAADDARLRALDLAPLVAGGCGDTTFDWIGDSDTRLGPVCEFITAGRYRWMSLADITAWHIERPHTLLDLIWAPCVLTLTDGTHIRGFMPARYPDCSDAHGHERDALLLARRTTWSELGRTGVIASGRKTWTTSAGDFDLYELAHCSFASHAEAVAGTHGDPVSGASL, from the coding sequence ATGAGCGTCCAGTCAGTCATGCACGAGCCGAAACACGCACCCCTCGTCCCAGCACGGGAGCTTGAAGCGGCAGAGGCCGCCGTACGCCAGCAACCAGCTCAGGTTGTTCACCGCTGGAGACTGTTCCAGTGGCTTTGCATTACCTGTCAGTGGGAAAGGGCAGTACAGCAGCTTCAGGTATATGCGCAGCTGGATTCGTCGCAGATACCGCTGGTGCAGGCCTGTCGCGATCTCGTGCGTGCCGAGCGCACCCGTGCACGTGTCATGGCAGGCGGGCAGCAGCCCGGTTTTGTGGTGGACGACGTGCCGCTGTGGATGCGCGCGTTAGTGACTGCGTTGGGTCTGGCAGGGCAAGGGCAGATTGAGGCGGCCGATGACGCACGGCTGCGCGCGCTCGACCTGGCGCCACTGGTTGCTGGGGGCTGCGGCGACACTACATTCGACTGGATTGGCGACAGCGATACGCGGCTGGGGCCGGTCTGCGAGTTCATTACGGCAGGGCGCTATCGATGGATGTCGCTCGCGGACATCACCGCGTGGCATATCGAACGGCCTCACACCCTGCTCGATCTCATCTGGGCGCCGTGCGTGCTGACACTCACCGATGGCACGCATATCCGGGGATTTATGCCGGCACGTTATCCGGACTGCAGTGATGCGCATGGCCACGAGCGGGATGCGCTACTGCTGGCCCGACGTACGACATGGAGCGAGCTCGGTCGCACCGGCGTGATTGCCTCAGGCCGCAAGACATGGACGACCAGCGCCGGCGATTTCGACCTGTACGAATTGGCTCACTGTTCATTTGCCTCGCATGCCGAAGCTGTGGCGGGCACACACGGCGACCCTGTGTCGGGAGCATCGCTGTGA